One Spiroplasma endosymbiont of Cantharis nigra DNA segment encodes these proteins:
- a CDS encoding lipoprotein, translated as MKKLLSLLGTVSLIATSSATVVACGNGETKPPPEIEYDKLVKELEQDVNKIFVDHLQNSVYEKMIGLTINEKENKFLNKTTIRTFKGRTASEIGEKNLVHLVDDINRILDITQLESKLNKLKLINEYNILLNDVSTLYKGIVFDWSTLDINTNESESLYLGNVLLDFKIQIQYKGEKDIELLEINDSFKYTLTNDATLKDSSDKFYKNITKDYFSSQDSDAIKYSNLLWNDINGSKSKLDAYGNIDKEMDNYWNNTAQTNGFKDSITKFIKTNYFSKLPTLPLSFETDNFYKGSQLTSTSLFNSINKPKSFVNEESIKFDYKTEEGQLMLESIFRKNPDINPTNFILRNNYFTEKNLNVWKKDYDIKKENFIKDLNLHLNEELKQTEQYKNSFSMKYVDLTGLSIKFSDDEYVHNLPDFKIATNYIIDSNQSSEEILDDMTEFSIKSVKAFHEIFGVDYNYNYLENNNSKEDILMAIKKSDFTNAIYFERDNTGGVHRMSRALSLSANNTLISYRNNLLELSNLPLTSPYLFDSRSSISSESSASGETTTKYSRSHNKEGIFSTIYNIKVNSDYYNEKIFYWNLGYLNMYFDLDQIIDGTRFGEKAFIVFS; from the coding sequence ATGAAAAAATTATTAAGCTTATTAGGAACAGTTAGTTTAATTGCAACTTCAAGTGCAACTGTAGTTGCATGTGGTAATGGTGAAACTAAGCCTCCACCAGAAATAGAATATGACAAATTAGTTAAGGAACTTGAGCAAGATGTTAATAAAATTTTTGTAGATCATTTACAAAATAGTGTTTATGAAAAAATGATAGGTCTAACTATTAATGAAAAGGAAAATAAGTTTTTAAATAAAACTACTATTAGAACATTTAAGGGTAGAACTGCAAGTGAAATTGGAGAAAAAAACTTAGTACATTTAGTTGATGATATTAATAGAATATTAGATATTACTCAATTAGAATCTAAATTAAATAAATTAAAACTTATTAATGAGTATAATATTCTTTTAAATGATGTAAGTACTTTATACAAGGGAATTGTGTTTGATTGAAGTACTTTGGATATTAATACAAATGAAAGTGAATCATTATATTTAGGAAATGTTTTATTAGACTTTAAAATACAAATTCAATACAAAGGTGAAAAAGATATTGAATTACTAGAAATTAATGATTCTTTTAAATATACTCTAACAAATGATGCAACATTAAAAGATTCATCTGATAAATTTTATAAAAATATTACAAAGGATTATTTTTCATCACAAGATTCAGATGCCATAAAATACTCAAATTTACTGTGAAATGATATTAATGGATCAAAAAGTAAATTAGATGCATATGGAAATATTGATAAAGAAATGGACAATTACTGAAATAATACTGCACAAACAAATGGATTTAAAGATTCTATTACTAAGTTTATTAAAACTAATTATTTTAGTAAATTACCAACATTGCCTTTATCTTTTGAAACAGATAATTTTTATAAAGGCTCACAATTAACGTCAACATCTCTTTTTAATTCTATTAATAAGCCAAAATCATTTGTTAATGAAGAGTCAATTAAGTTTGATTATAAAACTGAAGAAGGTCAATTAATGTTGGAAAGTATTTTTAGAAAAAATCCTGATATTAATCCAACAAATTTTATATTAAGAAATAATTATTTTACTGAAAAGAATCTTAATGTTTGAAAAAAGGATTATGATATAAAAAAAGAAAATTTTATTAAAGATCTAAATTTACACTTAAATGAAGAGCTTAAACAAACTGAACAATACAAAAACTCATTTTCAATGAAGTATGTTGACTTAACTGGACTTTCAATCAAATTTTCTGATGATGAATATGTTCATAATTTACCTGACTTTAAAATAGCTACTAATTATATAATTGATTCAAATCAAAGTTCAGAAGAAATTTTAGATGATATGACTGAATTTTCTATAAAATCAGTTAAAGCATTTCATGAAATTTTTGGTGTTGATTATAATTATAACTATTTGGAAAATAATAATTCCAAAGAAGATATTTTAATGGCTATTAAGAAATCTGACTTTACAAATGCAATTTATTTTGAAAGAGATAATACGGGTGGGGTACATAGAATGAGTCGAGCTCTTTCATTGAGCGCTAACAACACTTTAATTTCTTATAGAAATAATCTTTTAGAATTGTCAAATTTACCATTAACTTCACCATATTTATTTGATTCTAGATCTTCAATTAGTAGTGAAAGTAGTGCGTCAGGAGAGACAACAACTAAATACTCTAGAAGTCATAATAAAGAAGGAATATTTTCAACAATATATAACATTAAGGTAAATAGTGATTATTATAATGAAAAAATATTTTATTGAAATTTGGGTTACTTAAATATGTACTTTGATTTAGATCAAATAATTGATGGAACAAGATTTGGAGAAAAAGCATTTATTGTATTTTCATAG